One region of Nitrospinaceae bacterium genomic DNA includes:
- the ldh gene encoding L-lactate dehydrogenase — protein MRGVGTEIIFIDKKPDLALAQAEDILHATPFAFPISCRAGNYDDLENAGIVIIAAGVSQKPGETRLDLLKRNANVFADIIPKILKHSSDAILLIATNPVDVMTHLAAKISANHSDHNPRRIIGSGTILDTARFRSLLGQYLGVSSHSVHGHVLGEHGDSEVLNWSGTTVSSMPLMRFATQAGAPITKKIQMQIDDNVRRAAYRIIQGKGATWYGIAAGVTRIAQAIVNDEHTVLTCSALTPKIENVSEVSLSIPRIISAQGIKRTIYPALNKEESKALRASAEILKEAIEQLE, from the coding sequence TTGCGCGGGGTAGGCACCGAAATTATTTTCATAGATAAAAAACCGGACTTAGCGCTTGCCCAGGCAGAAGATATTTTACATGCGACCCCTTTTGCTTTTCCCATCTCATGTCGAGCAGGAAACTACGATGATTTAGAAAATGCAGGCATTGTCATCATAGCCGCAGGGGTTAGCCAGAAACCAGGTGAAACCCGGTTGGATTTGCTGAAAAGAAATGCAAATGTATTTGCCGACATCATCCCAAAAATTTTAAAACATTCAAGCGATGCAATTTTACTGATAGCAACCAATCCAGTCGATGTTATGACGCATTTGGCTGCTAAAATTTCCGCCAACCACAGCGATCATAATCCCCGCCGGATTATTGGTTCTGGAACCATTTTAGATACTGCCCGGTTTAGATCATTACTGGGGCAATACTTGGGGGTTTCCAGCCATTCGGTACATGGTCATGTTCTCGGCGAACATGGCGATTCAGAAGTCTTAAATTGGTCAGGCACAACTGTCAGCAGCATGCCGCTCATGCGATTCGCCACTCAGGCGGGTGCTCCTATTACAAAAAAAATACAAATGCAAATCGACGATAATGTGCGCCGAGCGGCTTACCGCATTATCCAAGGCAAAGGAGCTACCTGGTATGGAATTGCCGCTGGTGTTACACGTATTGCTCAAGCGATTGTGAATGACGAACACACGGTTCTGACATGTTCAGCTCTCACTCCAAAAATTGAAAATGTGTCTGAGGTGAGCCTTTCTATACCGCGTATCATTTCTGCTCAGGGTATTAAACGAACTATTTATCCAGCGTTGAACAAGGAAGAAAGTAAGGCGCTTCGTGCTAGCGCCGAAATTTTAAAGGAAGCTATTGAGCAACTCGAATAA
- the orn gene encoding oligoribonuclease: protein MSKQSSSNLVWMDLEMTGLDPDKELIIEIATLVTDSDLNILEEGPCLAINQSNAILSRMDAWNTTTHGASGLTNRVMESTITDQEAERITLDFIKQYCPPETSPLCGNSIAQDRRFLIKYMRELHDYFHYRSIDVTSVKELVKRWFPQGPKFPKKSQVHSADIDVRESLEELIFYRKHYFSLNDQAILTDPKGS, encoded by the coding sequence ATGAGCAAACAATCGTCAAGCAACCTGGTGTGGATGGATCTGGAAATGACCGGTCTGGACCCGGACAAAGAATTGATCATCGAAATCGCCACCCTGGTCACGGACAGCGATTTGAATATATTAGAAGAAGGTCCCTGTCTGGCGATCAACCAGAGCAACGCGATTCTTTCGCGGATGGACGCCTGGAACACCACAACGCACGGCGCGTCCGGGTTGACCAACCGCGTGATGGAATCCACCATCACCGATCAGGAAGCGGAGCGGATCACCCTTGATTTCATCAAGCAATACTGTCCGCCTGAAACCTCACCGCTCTGCGGCAATTCCATCGCCCAGGACAGACGGTTTCTGATCAAATACATGCGCGAGCTTCACGATTATTTCCATTACCGCAGTATCGACGTCACCTCCGTCAAGGAACTGGTCAAACGCTGGTTTCCTCAGGGCCCCAAATTTCCAAAGAAAAGCCAGGTGCATTCGGCGGATATTGACGTGCGCGAATCCCTGGAAGAACTGATTTTTTACCGCAAGCATTATTTTTCCTTAAACGATCAAGCCATTCTCACCGATCCCAAAGGCTCCTGA
- the purC gene encoding phosphoribosylaminoimidazole-succinocarboxamide synthase, which produces MKQQEKLYEGKAKIIYSTENPDLVIQYFKDDATAFDGIKKGTIVDKGVINNHVSTRIFQYLEENGVKTHFVEALSDREMLVKNLEIIPVEVVFRNVAAGSLCKRLGIEEAKPLDPPIQEFFYKSDPLHDPMINESHIKTFEWATENEVQLLKSEGAKVNQLMSDFFKERGIRLVDFKLEFGRHKGEVLLGDEISPDGCRLWDWETGEKMDKDRFRFSLGSVEEKYQEVYKLVCG; this is translated from the coding sequence ATGAAACAACAAGAAAAATTATACGAAGGCAAAGCCAAGATTATTTATTCCACAGAGAATCCCGATCTTGTGATCCAGTATTTCAAAGACGACGCCACCGCATTTGACGGCATCAAAAAAGGCACGATTGTCGACAAGGGCGTTATCAACAATCACGTGTCCACCCGGATCTTTCAGTATCTGGAGGAGAATGGCGTGAAGACGCATTTTGTCGAAGCGTTGAGCGACCGGGAGATGCTGGTGAAAAACCTGGAGATCATTCCGGTGGAAGTGGTGTTTAGAAACGTGGCGGCGGGCAGTTTATGCAAGCGGCTGGGCATCGAAGAGGCCAAGCCGCTCGACCCTCCGATACAAGAATTTTTTTACAAAAGCGATCCCCTGCACGATCCGATGATCAACGAATCGCACATTAAAACTTTCGAATGGGCCACGGAAAACGAGGTCCAGTTGCTCAAATCCGAAGGGGCGAAAGTCAATCAGTTGATGTCTGATTTTTTTAAGGAACGCGGCATCCGGCTGGTGGATTTCAAACTGGAATTCGGCAGACATAAAGGCGAAGTCTTGCTCGGCGATGAAATCAGCCCCGACGGTTGCCGCCTGTGGGACTGGGAAACGGGAGAAAAAATGGACAAGGACCGCTTCCGTTTCAGCCTCGGAAGCGTGGAAGAAAAGTATCAGGAAGTTTACAAGCTGGTGTGCGGGTAG